A window of the Astyanax mexicanus isolate ESR-SI-001 chromosome 22, AstMex3_surface, whole genome shotgun sequence genome harbors these coding sequences:
- the tmem150aa gene encoding transmembrane protein 150Aa, with translation MTAWIVLPVSLAAFSITGIWIVYAMAVMNHHVCPVENWSYNVTCSEETAKPGFPKQCCTIQDIPLISKCGSFPPESCLFSLIGNVGAFMVVMVCLLRYAQIIEHSHHCWTNTSGLVSGFSNAVGLVMVGNFQVDHAKTLHYVGAGVAFPAGVLFVCLQCVLTYRVAVTTLDYWMAHVRVALAAGSLVSLVLSGIFFIHESFVLQHAAAICEWVFTVVILVFYGTFTYEFGTVTSETMMAGLQRNLPHGSSVMLRGGSGGLGGGASKGLKSPGGSSTSTHLNCTPESIAML, from the exons ATGACCGCCTGGATCGTCCTGCCTGTCAGCCTGGCCGCCTTCTCCATCACAGGAATATGGATAGT ATACGCCATGGCCGTGATGAACCACCATGTGTGTCCTGTggaaaactg GTCCTACAACGTGACTTGTTCAGAAGAGACAGCCAAACCAGGCTTTCCCAAACAGTGCTGCACCATTCAGGACATCCCACTCATCAG CAAGTGTGGGTCGTTTCCTCCGGAGAGCTGCCTGTTTAGTCTTATAGGGAATGTGGGAGCTTTTATgg tgGTAATGGTGTGTCTGCTGCGTTATGCTCAGATAATAGAGCACAGTCATCACTGTTGGACCAATACCAGCGGCCTTGTGTCTGGTTTCAGTAATGCGGTGGGTCTAGTCATGGTGGGAAACTTTCAG GTGGACCACGCTAAGACTCTTCACTATGTGGGCGCGGGCGTGGCGTTTCCTGCTGGCGTGCTGTTTGTGTGCCTGCAGTGTGTGTTGACGTATCGGGTGGCCGTCACTACCCTGGACTACTGGATGGCCCACGTTCGGGTGGCTCTCGCCGCTGGCTCTCTGGTGTCCCTCGTCCTCA GCGGTATCTTCTTCATCCATGAGAGTTTTGTCCTGCAGCACGCCGCCGCCATCTGCGAGTGGGTCTTCACCGTGGTCATCCTCGTCTTCTACGGGACCTTCACCTACGAGTTCGGCACCGTCACCAGCGAGACCATGATGGCCGGCCTCCAGAGAAACCTCCCCCACGGGTCCAGCGTCATGCTCAGAGGCGGGTCCGGAGGCCTCGGGGGCGGAGCTTCGAAGGGGCTGAAGTCGCCGGGGGGGAGCAGCACCTCTACACATTTAAATTGCACACCGGAGAGCATAGCAATGCTTTAG
- the rnf181 gene encoding E3 ubiquitin-protein ligase RNF181, with protein sequence MTSYFEEHDCEPTNPEEQYRQNALLELARSLMQGLDIDSGWMDVSDWDQRLPPPASKTVVQSLPLHRITPQQADKGLKCPVCLLEFEEEEMVREMPCKHFFHSGCILPWLGKTNSCPLCRFELPTDDADYEEFKKDKERRRQREHRLEDLHGAMYT encoded by the exons ATGACTTCATACTTTGAAGAACATGACTGTGAACCTACCAATCCCGAGGAGCAGTACAGACAGAATGCTCTGCTGGAACTGGCCAG GTCACTGATGCAGGGCTTGGATATAGACtcaggatggatggatgtttctGACTGGGATCAGCGTCTCCCTCCACCTGCATCCAAAACGGTGGTGCAGAGCCTGCCTCTACATCGTATCACTCCACAGCAAGCAG ATAAAGGGCTGAAGTGTCCTGTGTGTTTGCTGGAGTTTGAGGAGGAGGAGATGGttcgtgagatgccctgtaaaCATTTCTTTCACTCCGGCTGCATCCTGCCCTGGCTAGGCAAG ACCAACTCATGTCCACTCTGTCGATTTGAACTGCCCACTGACGACGCTGACTATGAAGAGTTTAAAAAAGACAAG gagagaagaAGGCAGAGAGAACATCGCTTGGAGGATCTTCACGGAGCTATGTACACTTGA